A region from the Sphingomonas sp. S2-65 genome encodes:
- a CDS encoding FecR family protein — protein MNIADRHTEEGGEALAREAAHWFARMRGPDADASRAAFEAWLARGPEHRAAYNRASEIFAMGKLLAEPKPSVPVPAPARRHRVFAVSLVTLAACAVGIGGWVASHPSPPAPDPRQVLAVTTNHRTISTKAGEARVLRLADGSTVRLGGGSVLDVDIGSRRRRLSLLRGQARFEVAHEQRPFIVFAGGGSVTARGTIFEVAMTRSGLVDVRLLQGAVDVALPPKPASPQPPMRKLVAGQRVAFVVQADGSTTPAGSTGVKAAPPAAPREFEATPVAELVKLANRGAARPIRLADPSLGARRVSGLFRLDDTELLARRLRALFGAHMDTSDPREIVLMSTGGQAPAFGQGGGRHPEPEGGR, from the coding sequence CCGACGCCAGCCGCGCGGCGTTCGAAGCATGGCTGGCGCGAGGCCCCGAGCACCGGGCGGCCTACAACCGCGCTTCCGAGATTTTCGCAATGGGAAAGCTGCTCGCGGAGCCGAAGCCGTCCGTTCCCGTGCCCGCACCGGCACGGCGACACAGAGTGTTCGCGGTCTCGCTGGTGACCTTGGCTGCCTGCGCAGTTGGCATCGGCGGTTGGGTCGCGTCGCATCCTTCGCCACCTGCCCCGGACCCGCGCCAAGTCCTAGCCGTAACTACCAACCATCGCACCATCTCGACCAAGGCTGGCGAAGCGCGCGTGTTGCGCCTCGCCGACGGCTCGACCGTGCGTCTAGGCGGTGGGAGCGTCCTCGATGTCGATATCGGCAGCCGCCGACGCCGCCTGAGTCTGCTTCGTGGGCAGGCACGGTTCGAGGTCGCGCACGAGCAGCGTCCCTTCATCGTATTCGCCGGCGGCGGCAGCGTCACGGCCCGCGGCACGATCTTCGAGGTCGCGATGACGCGCTCGGGCTTGGTCGACGTGCGGCTGCTCCAAGGGGCGGTCGACGTGGCGCTGCCTCCCAAGCCCGCTTCGCCGCAGCCGCCGATGCGCAAGCTGGTAGCAGGGCAACGTGTCGCTTTCGTGGTGCAGGCTGACGGCTCGACAACGCCTGCTGGATCCACCGGCGTGAAAGCTGCGCCGCCCGCCGCCCCGCGTGAGTTCGAGGCGACACCGGTCGCCGAGCTGGTCAAGCTGGCGAACCGCGGGGCCGCGCGTCCCATCCGGCTGGCCGACCCATCGCTCGGAGCGCGGCGCGTGTCCGGCTTGTTCCGGCTCGACGACACCGAGCTGCTTGCCCGCCGGCTCCGAGCGCTGTTCGGAGCGCACATGGATACCAGCGATCCCCGCGAGATCGTGCTGATGTCTACAGGCGGCCAGGCGCCGGCTTTCGGCCAGGGGGGCGGTCGTCACCCTGAACCTGAAGGCGGAAGGTAA